A genomic window from Lotus japonicus ecotype B-129 chromosome 1, LjGifu_v1.2 includes:
- the LOC130729898 gene encoding uncharacterized protein LOC130729898, with protein sequence MEEGSEKKRELEGAVVGKVAEVISAIKNAKHVDQVICALHSIATLLFPLHPSLLSGSIDESYRDQLSSVEVPSAEERDDWWRAFYAGAAFPTLARFLLLDVAPNWLACFPVSAQKHVYDVFFVRGLVSEVLQILVPFLQQKGNDGVDVNATLSNIERLLVLSLLENNGVLHLAREFGCPSKLKGFTNEHIQLAVARLAQIVASIPDKARMNSSASLSSHVFFKQIIVQLLSLAEEREMSLLENVDPSGEMDKNGALLFVGEMFSRICRRGSADLLSSELIPQVLGLVKSCLASNNGSVTEELLESRPDAVFWLRLMGSIKDPYTTERISEQILHKLETQHVDDVQAYWVLWLLFHRIIKLQASVRSMFVDKFLLWKVFPFSCLKWILQFSVHECPPDTSLPGQNRAGLLKIVQRLLTAWSKKEFVQTAPIEQQAYITAALGISLETMSKDELDGMKDAMHLILQGVSCRLESPNHLVRKMASSVALALSKIIDPKNPLYLDDSCNEGEIDWEFKSTVPKKGALAVSSCGEKGVVSAVSGPERDLDSPSNKEKSVSVKGPKKLLDFNVLDPDEIIDPASLNLDSDVNDEDDGDSASENSYSSSDSSLQPYDLLDDDSDLKRNFSQLSDVVAALRKPDDADGVERALDVAEKLVRATPDELKHAARDLTRTLVQVRCSDIAVEGAEDSAEDKRQRALVALAVTCPFESLDILNNLLYSPNVDISQRIMILDVMTEAAQELAESKIMKPKRETSSLVSVASDNRPWFLPSSTGTPGAGSWKEISGTGSLLNWSNVYERELPAKNNQVKKGKTRRWSLRSPAQHNPMEFSHNKFPMYAAAFMLPAMEGYDKKRHGVDLLGRDFIVLGKLIHMLGVCMKSASMHPEASVMAPSLLDMLRSREICNHPEAYVRRAVLFAAACTLVALHPSYISSALLEGNVEISAGLEWIRTWALDVAESDTDKECYTMAMTCLQLHAEMALQTARALESARSSFKAGTTIPSDGSKITIKIPYLNGD encoded by the exons ATGGAGGAAGGTtcagagaagaagagagagtTGGAAGGTGCAGTGGTTGGCAAGGTCGCAGAAGTGATATCAGCTATAAAGAATGCGAAGCACGTTGATCAAGTCATTTGTGCGCTTCACTCCATCGCCACCCTTCTTTTCCCTCTTcacccttctcttctctcag GTAGCATTGATGAGAGTTACAGAGACCAG CTTTCAAGTGTCGAAGTTCCTTCAGCCGAAGAACGAGATGATTGGTGGCGTGCGTTTTATGCAGGGGCTGCTTTTCCTACACTGGCTAGGTTCTTGTTACTTG ATGTTGCCCCCAATTGGTTGGCCTGTTTTCCCGTTTCAGCACAGAAACATgtttatgatgttttttttgttCGTGGACTTGTCAGTGAGGTGCTACAGATTTTGGTTCCTTTTCTCCAGCAGAAAGGGAATGATGGTGTTGATGTTAATGCTACCCTCTCAAATATAGAAAG ATTGCTTGTACTGAGCCTGCTTGAAAATAATGGGGTGCTCCATTTAGCAAGAGAGTTTGGTTGTCCTTCCAAATTGAAAGGTTTTACGAATGAACACATCCAGCTGGCGGTAGCTAGGCTGGCACAGATTGTTGCATCTATTCCTGACAAAGCAAGGATGAACTCCTCAGCTTCATTGTCATCACA TGTGTTCTTCAAGCAGATTATTGTCCAACTACTCTCCCTGGCAGAAGAAAGAGAGATGAGTTTACTAGAAAATGTAGACCCCTCAGGTGAAATGGACAAAAATGGTGCACTGTTATTTGTAGGGGAAATGTTCTCTCGCATTTGTCGCCGTGGCTCTGCTG ATCTGCTGTCAAGTGAGTTAATTCCCCAAGTTCTGGGGCTCGTGAAAAGCTGCTTAGCATCAAATAATGGCTCAGTTACGGAAGAATTGCTTGAATCACGACCAGATGCAGTGTTTTGGTTAAGGTTGATGGGATCAATTAAGGATCCTTATACTACAGAAAGAATCTCTGAGCAGATTTTGCATAAACTAGAAACTCAACATGTGGATGATGTTCAAGCATATTGGGTCTTGTGGCTCTTATTTCATCGAATTATCAAGCTTCAGGCTTCTGTCAG GTCCATGTTTGTTGACAAATTCCTGCTCTGGAAAGTATTCCCTTTTAGCTGCCTGAAATGGATCCTTCAATTTTCTGTTCATGAATGCCCACCTGATACCTCCTTGCCAGGACAAAATCGCGCTGGTCTTTTGAAGATAGTCCAACGTCTGCTAACAGCTTGGTCTAAAAAGGAATTTGTGCAAACAGCACCTATTGAGCAACAAGCTT ATATAACTGCTGCACTTGGCATTTCTCTGGAGACAATGTCTAAGGATGAGTTGGATGGGATGAAGGATGCCATGCATTTGATTCTTCAAGGAGTCAGCT GTAGGCTGGAAAGTCCTAATCATTTAGTTCGAAAAATGGCTAGCAGTGTTGCTTTAGCATTGTCTAAAATTATCGATCCAAAAAATCCTCTCTACCTTGATGATAGCTGCAATGAGGGGGAAATTGATTGGGAATTTAAATCCACTGTACCCAAGAAAGGGGCTCTGGCTGTCTCAAGTTGCGGAGAAAAAGGTGTTGTATCTGCGGTATCAGGTCCAGAAAGGGACTTGGATTCCCCCTCTAATAAAGAGAAAAGCGTTAGTGTAAAGGGTCCAAAGAAGTTATTGGACTTTAATGTGCTTGATCCAGATGAGATTATTGATCCAGCATCACTTAATCTTGACTCAGATGTTaatgatgaggatgatggtgATAGTGCAAGTGAGAACTCATATTCCTCAAGTGATTCATCTTTACAGCCGTATGATTTGTTGGATGATGATTCAGATTTGAAAAGAAATTTTTCACAGTTGTCTGATGTAGTTGCAGCTCTTAGAAAACCTGACGATGCTGATGGG GTGGAAAGAGCTCTTGATGTAGCTGAAAAGCTCGTAAGAGCTACTCCGGACGAACTCAAACATGCAGCAAGGGATCTAACCagaactcttgttcaggttcgTTGCTCTGATATTGCTGTAGAAGGTGCAGAAGATTCAGCAGAAGACAAAAGGCAAAGGGCATTAGTTGCCTTGGCAGTCACATGCCCATTTGAATCACTTGACATACTAAATAACCTTTTGTATTCACCTAACGTAGATATTAGTCAACGCATTATGATACTAGATGTCATGACAGAAGCAGCTCAGGAGCTTGCTGAATCAAAAATTATGAAACCCAAGCGCGAGACTAGTTCCCTTGTTTCAGTTGCTTCAGATAACCGACCCTGGTTCTTGCCTAGCAGCACAGGGACTCCTGGAGCTGGTTCCTGGAAAGAGATCTCAGGTACTGGTTCTTTGTTGAATTGGTCAAATGTCTATGAGAGGGAACTTCCCGCAAAAAATAATCAGGTCAAGAAAGGGAAAACACGCCGTTGGAGCCTAAGATCCCCTGCACAACATAACCCGATGGAGTTTTCTCATAACAAGTTTCCCATGTATGCTGCTGCATTCATGCTTCCTGCCATGGAGGGATATGATAAGAAAAGGCATGGTGTTGACTTGCTTGGCAGGGACTTCATTGTATTGGGGAAACTCATTCATATGCTTGGAGTGTGTATGAAATCTGCTTCCATGCATCCAGAAGCATCTGTGATGGCTCCCTCCCTTCTAGATATGTTGAGATCCAG AGAGATATGCAATCACCCAGAAGCATATGTGAGAAGAGCTGTCCTTTTTGCAGCTGCATGCACTTTGGTTGCCCTCCATCCCTCATACATTTCATCTGCCTTACTTGAAGGAAATGTTGAAATTTCTGCTGGCCTCGAATGGATTCGCACATGGGCCCTTGACGTAGCCGAGTCAGACACAGATAAAGAATGCTACACT ATGGCTATGACATGTTTACAACTCCATGCTGAGATGGCTCTTCAAACTGCCCGAGCATTGGAGTCAGCAAGAAGTTCATTCAAAGCAGGCACTACTATCCCTTCCGATGGATCCAAAATTACCATTAAAATTCCCTACTTAAACGGGGATTAG